A stretch of Planctomycetaceae bacterium DNA encodes these proteins:
- a CDS encoding SdrD B-like domain-containing protein, with protein MRLAGGTYLVRQILPDVLSSTPVDESRQVSDGRSADDRDDIDGGDRYRPSEIHGIKFEDINGNGVRDAGEPGVEGVTIFIDLDRDNVFDEGIVSPTLTLADGSYEFLDRKPVPTLFAKLSRLAGFRRFQ; from the coding sequence TTGAGGCTGGCCGGAGGCACGTATCTCGTCCGGCAGATTCTCCCGGACGTCCTGAGTTCCACACCGGTCGATGAGAGCCGCCAAGTCAGTGACGGTCGGTCCGCTGATGATCGCGACGATATCGACGGCGGCGACCGCTATCGTCCGAGCGAAATTCATGGCATCAAGTTCGAAGACATCAACGGCAATGGCGTGCGTGACGCCGGAGAACCCGGCGTTGAGGGTGTGACAATCTTCATCGATCTCGATCGCGACAATGTTTTCGATGAAGGCATTGTTTCGCCGACTCTGACGCTGGCCGATGGTTCGTACGAATTCCTCGACCGGAAACCGGTGCCTACATTGTTCGCGAAGTTGTCCCGGCTGGCTGGATTCAGACGTTTCCAATGA
- a CDS encoding Ig-like domain-containing protein, whose protein sequence is MSHVFSLFDRGRNIRRFKARKGYKAAFLRAESLESRTLLTTLSWSSAPALPAPRTDAVALQGSNGAIYLLGGNSAAATDTPVLGTTATSWSTGVAIDFQRIDLGAVRIGNSLYLFGGTGGNEGSDEVLNYDYLTGDSQDLAKMNLVRYDHGFATDAEGRAYALGGIGVFADGEIWSEAERYDPATDTWSSIASMPQALHGHSAVNDGNGRVLVFGGSTTLDDSGIQRTVYSYDVASDTWSTVAPMIVGTRDSAVAVDHNGLIYVTGGMTTTGATDAVQTYDPMTNTWSSETALPAPVYSHAAAFDAAHRIIIAGGFDQSGTPTSAVYRTQDLSVPDVAPVISTSPVVSGSLDTFYTYDVNASGNPVPTFALTTAPAGMTIDEFTGVISWQPVAGQVGVHSVVVKAQNRAGTAEQSFDITVVADTIAPTTPTGFAFDSATQTSVTFTWNESTDAVGVDHYEVATAAYVGPRFGKHWVYTVIQTVPGDTTTATISDLAPLFTEDYAVRAVDAAGNVSAWTARVFATTLAPPTIAFSYGTQTSGTIVSPALTPITIRLSGTGNPTPTFSIVSGPAGMSVDATTGVVQWTPGVDDVGLNDVTFRAKNSEGTADLVVSIDVTSDAPQLSVQFGPSGGVIRSGTLFTADVIDSSNTPSTFSLVSAAAGLTLDGATGAIAWTPAGEQGGVNLVTVRGENAGGTTDLTFAVNVLFTGAVTGVTVTNLDLLEHTANWIAPTGEGSGLVASYHVRGFAEWGVGRTYTTHTVDYDVPASQTSVALAGLLIGKSYRLTITPLDAAGHPGVADNSATFVHRPALPIVSWTVDGSTGGLGVPGIAIAEQPVQVALTDSQTASSTFELISGPEGLTFDPSTNTANWTPTVDQVTTGYTTADVTFRATNYVGSVDVTVPIRVFFSGTVRHAFAQRNGYEASASWDPPIDNASPVVTYSITRYWTFQGSHQGSATYTVPGDVTSFDFVLGPTGAVVHTGIDITPVDEFGNFGVTTGRIAFGSYQNDLPPIAVDDAYDAIEDTLLSVPALSGGVLQNDIDTDNTPGASVLTAQLVSGPANGSLILGSTGSVSYTPNADFNGTDSFVYRVFDGRFYSENATVTISVAAVNDAPKALDDYYFATAGTSLPVDAAAGVLGNDFDVDGDAVIVSITRSPFNGSVNLNADGSFVYIPGPGFTGIDTFTYVASDGLLDSRESTVSIEVALPPTKFFVVDTDVESTFEYAEDGTLVDNYSLRGNNRASQGAAATSDGSTLFVVNANKRVFVYDDAGGYRGFWTALGPMRVDGIATDDTDIWILDRRLDMVFHYANAASLRSGEMEPTDSFALHVNNRNGTGITTDGTNIWVVNDIPGKDKVYKYDMEGKYVTRWNIDPVNSQPTGITIDPTGASNDIWIVDSLTDSVYQYNRGAARVGGNATADAVFALAPGNTNPQGIADPPPVGRVYSKPTTANPGFAKRAVAAPVRAIPAVTIPVSSPTSPLVPPRRHASERISVDDSAVTASVGDMGDDVGRPVRKTSFEWQSLMKTRTQSSLDANTAADNFPVFADVNAAVDSVFADDLLLNELL, encoded by the coding sequence ATGTCACACGTATTTTCACTGTTTGACCGCGGACGCAACATTCGACGTTTCAAAGCCAGAAAAGGATACAAGGCAGCTTTCCTGCGGGCGGAATCGCTGGAATCACGGACTCTGTTGACCACTCTTTCCTGGTCGTCAGCTCCGGCATTGCCTGCTCCGCGAACAGACGCCGTCGCGCTTCAGGGTTCCAATGGTGCCATCTACCTGCTCGGCGGAAATTCGGCCGCAGCCACGGACACGCCCGTTCTGGGTACGACCGCAACAAGCTGGTCCACAGGTGTCGCCATTGACTTTCAGCGAATTGATCTCGGTGCGGTTCGCATCGGGAATTCGCTCTATCTGTTTGGCGGTACCGGAGGCAATGAAGGCAGCGACGAAGTCCTGAACTATGACTACCTGACCGGCGACAGTCAGGATCTGGCCAAGATGAACCTGGTTCGCTACGACCACGGCTTTGCAACGGATGCGGAAGGGCGAGCCTACGCTCTGGGCGGCATCGGCGTCTTTGCGGACGGCGAAATCTGGTCGGAAGCGGAACGCTACGACCCGGCGACGGATACATGGTCTTCCATCGCTTCGATGCCGCAGGCCCTGCATGGGCATTCGGCGGTCAATGATGGAAACGGTCGCGTTCTTGTCTTCGGCGGATCGACGACTCTGGACGATTCCGGCATCCAGCGAACGGTCTACAGTTACGACGTTGCGAGCGACACGTGGTCAACCGTCGCGCCGATGATTGTCGGTACGCGGGACAGCGCGGTGGCTGTAGACCACAACGGTCTGATCTACGTCACCGGAGGAATGACAACCACCGGCGCAACGGATGCCGTTCAGACCTACGATCCCATGACCAACACCTGGTCATCGGAAACAGCATTGCCCGCGCCCGTCTATTCTCACGCGGCGGCGTTTGATGCCGCTCATCGGATCATCATCGCGGGAGGATTCGATCAGTCGGGTACTCCGACCAGCGCTGTCTACCGGACACAGGATCTGAGCGTACCGGATGTGGCTCCGGTCATCTCCACATCGCCCGTTGTAAGCGGTTCGCTGGACACGTTCTATACCTACGATGTCAACGCCAGCGGAAATCCGGTTCCAACCTTCGCACTGACGACGGCGCCAGCAGGGATGACGATCGATGAATTCACCGGTGTGATCTCCTGGCAGCCGGTTGCGGGTCAGGTTGGTGTGCATTCGGTGGTTGTTAAGGCACAGAATCGAGCGGGAACGGCCGAGCAGTCGTTCGACATCACGGTGGTCGCCGATACGATCGCACCGACAACACCAACGGGGTTCGCTTTTGACAGCGCAACGCAGACGTCCGTGACGTTCACCTGGAATGAATCAACGGACGCGGTGGGCGTGGATCACTACGAAGTCGCGACGGCAGCCTATGTCGGTCCACGATTCGGGAAACACTGGGTCTACACAGTCATTCAGACCGTGCCCGGCGACACCACAACAGCAACCATCAGCGATCTGGCACCGCTGTTCACGGAAGACTATGCCGTCCGAGCCGTCGACGCAGCGGGCAATGTCTCTGCCTGGACGGCTCGCGTGTTCGCCACAACTCTGGCTCCGCCGACGATAGCCTTCAGCTACGGTACACAGACCAGCGGCACGATTGTCAGCCCGGCGCTGACTCCGATTACCATTCGTCTGTCGGGCACCGGAAATCCGACTCCGACATTCTCCATCGTTTCCGGTCCGGCAGGTATGTCAGTCGACGCGACCACCGGCGTCGTGCAGTGGACACCTGGCGTTGACGACGTCGGCCTGAACGATGTGACATTTCGCGCGAAGAATTCGGAAGGCACTGCTGACCTGGTCGTTTCGATCGACGTCACCTCCGACGCACCTCAGCTTTCCGTCCAATTCGGCCCGTCGGGTGGCGTCATCCGGTCGGGAACGCTGTTCACGGCAGATGTGATTGATTCCAGCAATACGCCTTCGACCTTTTCACTCGTCTCTGCCGCGGCCGGTCTGACGCTGGACGGTGCGACCGGAGCGATCGCGTGGACACCGGCGGGCGAACAGGGCGGCGTCAATCTGGTGACAGTGCGAGGCGAGAATGCCGGAGGAACGACGGATCTGACGTTCGCTGTCAACGTGCTGTTCACAGGCGCCGTGACGGGAGTGACGGTGACGAATCTGGATTTGCTTGAACACACGGCCAACTGGATCGCGCCGACGGGTGAAGGGTCAGGACTGGTCGCCAGTTACCACGTCCGTGGATTTGCTGAATGGGGCGTCGGCAGAACCTATACTACTCACACGGTTGACTACGACGTTCCCGCTTCGCAGACCAGCGTTGCTCTGGCGGGCCTATTGATTGGCAAGTCGTATCGATTGACCATTACTCCGCTGGACGCGGCGGGTCATCCGGGAGTTGCCGACAATTCCGCGACGTTTGTTCACAGACCCGCTTTGCCGATTGTCAGTTGGACGGTCGACGGCAGCACGGGCGGATTAGGCGTCCCGGGTATCGCCATTGCCGAGCAGCCGGTTCAGGTGGCGCTGACGGATTCCCAGACAGCTTCCAGCACATTTGAACTCATCAGCGGACCCGAGGGTCTGACATTTGATCCATCGACGAACACCGCCAACTGGACCCCAACCGTCGACCAGGTAACCACCGGATACACGACCGCCGATGTCACATTCCGCGCGACAAACTATGTGGGCTCGGTAGACGTGACGGTGCCGATCCGTGTCTTCTTTTCCGGCACCGTTCGCCACGCATTCGCTCAGCGAAACGGGTATGAGGCCAGTGCCAGCTGGGATCCGCCGATTGACAATGCCTCTCCGGTTGTAACCTACAGCATCACTCGCTATTGGACGTTTCAGGGCTCGCATCAGGGTTCCGCCACATACACCGTGCCGGGCGACGTGACCAGTTTTGACTTTGTGCTGGGTCCGACAGGTGCTGTGGTCCACACGGGAATTGATATTACACCCGTCGACGAATTCGGCAACTTCGGAGTGACAACCGGACGAATTGCCTTTGGTTCCTACCAAAACGACCTTCCGCCGATCGCCGTTGACGATGCCTACGACGCGATTGAAGACACACTGTTGTCTGTTCCCGCGCTGTCGGGCGGCGTGCTTCAGAATGACATCGACACGGACAATACGCCGGGAGCAAGCGTGCTGACGGCCCAGCTCGTCTCCGGTCCGGCCAATGGCTCACTGATTCTTGGTTCAACGGGGTCCGTCAGCTACACACCGAATGCTGACTTCAACGGCACCGATTCCTTCGTCTACCGCGTCTTCGACGGTCGCTTCTATAGCGAAAACGCCACGGTCACGATTAGTGTCGCAGCAGTCAACGACGCTCCGAAGGCGCTGGATGATTACTACTTTGCTACAGCCGGCACTTCACTGCCCGTCGATGCCGCAGCCGGCGTGTTGGGCAACGATTTCGACGTTGACGGCGACGCGGTGATTGTCAGCATCACGCGCAGCCCGTTCAATGGTTCGGTGAATCTCAATGCGGACGGTTCGTTTGTGTACATACCCGGCCCCGGATTTACGGGAATCGACACGTTTACTTATGTTGCAAGCGACGGACTACTCGACAGCCGGGAGTCCACTGTCTCCATCGAAGTTGCCCTGCCGCCAACGAAATTCTTTGTCGTGGACACGGATGTCGAGAGCACGTTCGAGTACGCCGAAGACGGTACGCTGGTGGACAACTACAGCCTGCGCGGCAACAACCGAGCTTCTCAGGGAGCAGCGGCGACGAGCGACGGATCGACACTGTTTGTCGTCAACGCCAACAAACGCGTCTTTGTCTATGACGATGCAGGAGGTTATCGCGGATTCTGGACAGCACTTGGACCCATGCGAGTCGATGGGATTGCGACTGACGATACCGATATCTGGATTCTCGATCGGCGGCTCGACATGGTCTTCCACTATGCCAATGCGGCGTCGCTGCGATCCGGCGAAATGGAACCAACTGATAGTTTCGCTCTGCATGTGAATAACAGGAACGGAACGGGAATCACAACCGACGGCACAAATATCTGGGTCGTCAACGATATCCCCGGAAAAGACAAGGTCTATAAGTACGACATGGAGGGAAAATATGTGACCCGTTGGAATATCGATCCGGTCAATTCGCAGCCAACCGGCATCACCATCGATCCCACGGGAGCCAGCAACGACATCTGGATCGTGGATAGCCTGACCGACAGCGTTTACCAGTACAATCGCGGAGCGGCTCGTGTCGGCGGGAACGCGACTGCCGACGCCGTCTTTGCTCTGGCTCCCGGTAATACGAACCCGCAGGGGATCGCGGACCCGCCGCCTGTCGGACGAGTGTATTCGAAGCCGACAACAGCGAATCCCGGCTTTGCAAAACGTGCCGTGGCAGCACCGGTTCGGGCGATTCCGGCTGTGACGATTCCTGTCTCGTCGCCGACGTCACCTTTGGTTCCGCCTCGTCGGCACGCATCGGAACGTATTTCCGTGGACGATTCCGCTGTGACGGCATCCGTCGGTGACATGGGGGATGACGTCGGCAGACCCGTCAGGAAAACCAGTTTCGAATGGCAAAGTCTGATGAAAACCCGCACGCAAAGTTCACTCGACGCAAACACGGCAGCGGACAATTTTCCGGTGTTCGCTGATGTGAATGCAGCCGTGGACTCCGTGTTTGCGGACGATCTGCTGCTGAACGAACTGCTGTAG
- a CDS encoding dipeptidase, with protein sequence MAAAQPPSGDNRPPVVLTEAGAALHRDGLLFDGHNDLPWEIRTRGKSSFAEFDISQPQPEIHTDIVRLRSGGVKAQFWSVYVPADTDAAGTALLQTLQQIELVQAMIRRYPETFEMASTADDVERIIREGRIASMMGVEGGYSIEGSLDNIQRLYDLGCRYITLTHSKSLAWADSATDEPRVNGLSEFGEAVVREMNRVGMLVDLSHVSPATMKAALKVTAAPVIFSHSSALAINDHPRNVPDDVLKLTAANGGVVMVNFFSKFVVPTSRLNANSSDRGSIHDVVDHIEHIINTAGIDHVGIGSDFDGVPQLPTQLDDVSTYPLITQELLNRGHSADDIRKVLGGNILRVLRQTEQVAAEMR encoded by the coding sequence ATGGCCGCCGCGCAGCCACCGTCCGGCGACAATCGTCCTCCCGTCGTGCTGACGGAAGCCGGTGCCGCGCTGCATCGCGACGGCCTGTTGTTCGACGGTCACAACGATCTGCCGTGGGAAATTCGCACGCGCGGGAAGTCTTCGTTTGCGGAATTCGACATCTCGCAGCCTCAGCCGGAGATTCACACGGACATCGTGCGGCTGCGATCCGGCGGCGTGAAGGCTCAGTTCTGGTCTGTGTATGTTCCCGCCGACACGGATGCCGCGGGGACAGCTCTGCTGCAGACGCTGCAGCAGATCGAACTTGTGCAGGCGATGATTCGCCGCTATCCGGAAACGTTTGAAATGGCGTCGACGGCCGACGACGTGGAACGCATCATTCGTGAAGGCAGAATCGCCAGCATGATGGGTGTCGAAGGCGGCTATTCCATCGAAGGATCGCTGGACAACATTCAGCGGCTGTACGACCTGGGCTGCCGCTACATAACGCTGACGCATTCGAAATCGCTGGCCTGGGCGGATTCCGCGACCGACGAACCTCGCGTCAACGGCCTGTCGGAATTCGGTGAAGCTGTCGTTCGCGAAATGAACCGCGTCGGAATGCTGGTGGATCTGTCTCACGTGTCACCGGCAACGATGAAGGCCGCGCTGAAGGTGACGGCGGCCCCCGTCATTTTTTCGCATTCGTCGGCACTGGCGATCAACGACCATCCTCGCAACGTTCCCGATGACGTGTTGAAACTGACGGCGGCGAATGGCGGTGTCGTGATGGTGAACTTCTTTTCAAAATTCGTCGTCCCGACGTCGCGACTCAACGCGAATTCGTCCGACCGCGGAAGCATCCACGATGTTGTCGACCACATCGAACACATCATCAACACGGCCGGCATCGATCATGTCGGCATCGGTTCGGACTTCGACGGAGTGCCGCAGTTGCCGACGCAACTCGACGACGTATCGACGTATCCGCTGATTACTCAGGAACTGCTGAACCGGGGACACTCCGCCGACGACATCCGAAAAGTGCTCGGCGGCAACATCCTGCGAGTTCTCCGCCAGACGGAACAGGTCGCCGCCGAAATGCGCTGA
- a CDS encoding HEAT repeat domain-containing protein: MVNQSLAARSRSLSFCLPVPAMLSLWVALLPAASADDIGITVPQGFRVELFADDDLAHDIHSLTTDSRGRIVVSGPGYVRTLLDINGDGKADRYREFADRPKTGAQGMYFLGPHLLCSGDDGLQIFRDDNRDGRADGDPEVFLRIQAGGEHHVHSIQKGPDGWWYIIAGNMSGVTSSYATLPTSPLKLPYAGTLLRLKPDLFGGEVLADGFRNAYDFAFSISGDIFTYDSDGERDVSLPWYEPTRVFQVTPRSNAGWVTRSWKRPERFFDMPPVVASFGRGSPTGVICYRHTQFPGTYYGALFVQDWTFGRIMALPLKPDGSVWDSEPIEFAAGSGQFGFAPTDMEVAPDGSLYVSVGGRGTRGGVYRIVYEANENQETLLSQTVATNDPERLDRVLTAPQPASSWSRAVWVPLAETLGADVFADAAVDEGRRPDQRVRAVEILTELFRGPGEATLTKLSKAKSSQVRARAAWGIGRKNPASPGVAMLLPFLGDREPQVVRAALEALVTASGSEVLEKALPRIAAALGSSDRFVRYSAGSLMEQLSETQTAKLAALLDGNPRALVAMSLGMHLRPTSLDLDAVELAMTVLADSAQPADLRADAARLLELGLGDVGPKLGRDAVFDSYAPQLSLDEFDLKLNPVRTSIAAVFPSGNDELDHELIRIIAMLAPLNRDLIDPLLAGITADSAPTADIHRLAALARIAVDRTYEQTVATAAGLVNLDVKIEQRNLKQDSNWNDRIGELYKALIAVDPAIPQVIVDQPGLGLPGHVLLTNEISQEKVPAAINAFVTRIAADENYKWSNEVVFLIGESTNPAHQKLLREQLDNLSVRDAVLMVIAEKPDAADRQLFVDGLASGQINAVEACLKALKALPASADAGEQFALLSAARRLMNDSREYELREQAVRLLQVNTGEDFAFEFGDDGHKPQPEPLAACDAFLRQQFPDYHPADAGEDAAKTLEMLDTVAWERGNKKHGEQLFAKLSCSRCHGGRQALGPDLQGVARRFSRNDLFAAVVEPNRDVSSRYQTTSIETTSGKIYAGLIVYESVDGLLLRDAAHNTYRIEAHEIEGRQQQRTSLMPAGLLKDVSAQDLADLYAYLREL; encoded by the coding sequence ATGGTGAACCAGAGTCTCGCGGCGCGATCGCGGAGCCTGTCCTTTTGTCTGCCCGTCCCGGCGATGCTTAGCCTTTGGGTTGCGCTGTTGCCGGCCGCCAGCGCCGACGACATCGGCATTACCGTCCCGCAGGGTTTTCGCGTGGAATTGTTCGCGGACGATGATCTGGCCCACGACATTCACAGTCTGACGACCGATTCCCGCGGGCGAATCGTTGTTTCCGGCCCCGGCTACGTTCGCACGCTGCTGGATATCAACGGCGACGGAAAAGCCGACCGATACCGTGAGTTCGCCGATCGACCGAAAACCGGAGCTCAGGGAATGTACTTCCTGGGGCCGCATCTGCTGTGTTCGGGAGACGACGGGCTGCAGATTTTTCGTGACGACAATCGCGACGGCCGCGCGGACGGCGATCCCGAAGTGTTTCTGCGAATTCAGGCCGGCGGCGAACATCATGTGCATTCGATCCAGAAAGGCCCGGACGGATGGTGGTACATCATCGCCGGCAACATGTCGGGCGTGACCAGTTCGTATGCCACGCTGCCGACGTCTCCGCTGAAGCTACCATACGCGGGAACGCTGCTGCGGCTGAAACCTGACCTGTTCGGCGGCGAAGTCCTGGCCGACGGATTTCGCAATGCCTACGACTTCGCGTTTTCCATTTCGGGAGACATCTTCACCTACGACAGCGACGGAGAACGCGACGTGTCGCTGCCGTGGTACGAGCCGACTCGCGTCTTTCAAGTGACTCCCCGGTCGAACGCCGGCTGGGTCACGCGAAGCTGGAAACGGCCGGAACGCTTCTTCGACATGCCGCCCGTCGTCGCCAGTTTCGGGCGAGGTTCGCCGACGGGAGTCATCTGTTACCGGCACACGCAGTTTCCCGGAACATATTACGGAGCGTTGTTTGTTCAGGACTGGACCTTCGGCCGGATTATGGCTCTGCCGCTGAAACCCGATGGTTCCGTCTGGGACTCGGAGCCGATTGAGTTCGCTGCCGGCAGCGGCCAGTTTGGTTTCGCCCCCACGGATATGGAAGTGGCTCCGGACGGCAGCCTGTACGTCAGCGTCGGCGGCCGGGGGACTCGCGGCGGCGTGTACCGCATCGTCTACGAAGCGAACGAGAACCAGGAAACGCTGCTGTCGCAAACGGTGGCCACGAATGATCCCGAACGGCTGGACCGTGTGCTGACGGCTCCCCAGCCCGCAAGCAGTTGGTCGCGCGCCGTCTGGGTGCCGCTGGCGGAGACTCTGGGAGCCGATGTGTTTGCGGACGCGGCCGTCGACGAAGGCCGGCGTCCGGACCAGCGAGTTCGTGCTGTGGAGATTCTGACCGAATTGTTCCGGGGTCCGGGCGAAGCGACGCTGACGAAACTCAGCAAAGCGAAGTCGTCGCAGGTCAGGGCTCGCGCGGCATGGGGGATTGGTCGGAAGAATCCGGCATCGCCCGGCGTCGCGATGCTGCTGCCGTTTCTCGGCGATCGCGAGCCGCAGGTTGTCCGCGCTGCTCTGGAAGCTTTGGTTACGGCATCCGGTTCTGAAGTGCTGGAAAAGGCACTTCCGCGAATCGCGGCGGCTCTGGGTTCGTCGGATCGGTTCGTGCGGTACTCCGCCGGAAGTCTGATGGAACAATTGTCGGAAACTCAGACGGCGAAACTGGCCGCACTGCTGGACGGAAACCCGCGGGCTCTGGTTGCGATGTCGCTGGGAATGCATCTGCGACCGACATCGCTCGATCTGGATGCCGTTGAACTGGCGATGACAGTGCTGGCGGATTCAGCGCAACCTGCGGATCTGCGCGCGGACGCGGCTCGGCTGCTGGAACTGGGGCTCGGCGACGTCGGTCCGAAACTCGGCCGCGACGCCGTGTTCGACAGCTACGCGCCGCAACTGTCGCTTGATGAATTCGACCTGAAGCTCAATCCCGTCCGGACTTCGATCGCAGCCGTCTTTCCGTCAGGGAACGACGAACTTGACCACGAACTCATTCGCATCATCGCCATGCTGGCACCATTGAATCGCGATCTGATCGATCCGCTGCTGGCCGGCATCACAGCGGATTCCGCGCCGACGGCAGACATCCACCGGCTGGCTGCACTCGCGCGGATCGCCGTCGACCGGACGTACGAACAAACAGTCGCCACCGCCGCCGGTCTGGTGAATCTGGATGTCAAAATTGAACAGCGGAATCTGAAGCAGGATTCCAATTGGAATGACCGCATCGGAGAACTCTACAAGGCACTCATCGCCGTGGACCCGGCAATTCCGCAGGTCATCGTCGATCAGCCCGGCCTGGGGCTGCCCGGCCATGTTCTGCTGACCAACGAAATCAGTCAGGAAAAAGTCCCCGCAGCCATCAATGCCTTCGTCACCAGAATTGCGGCCGACGAAAACTATAAGTGGTCCAATGAAGTCGTCTTTCTGATCGGCGAATCCACCAACCCCGCTCATCAGAAGCTGCTGCGTGAGCAACTGGACAATCTCAGCGTCCGCGACGCCGTGCTGATGGTGATTGCCGAGAAGCCCGACGCCGCCGATCGGCAACTGTTCGTGGACGGACTGGCATCCGGGCAGATCAACGCCGTTGAAGCCTGCCTGAAAGCGCTGAAGGCACTCCCCGCGTCCGCCGACGCGGGCGAACAGTTCGCTCTGCTTAGCGCCGCTCGCCGGTTGATGAACGACAGCCGCGAATACGAGCTTCGCGAACAGGCTGTTCGGCTGCTTCAAGTCAACACCGGCGAAGACTTCGCGTTTGAATTCGGCGACGACGGGCACAAGCCGCAGCCCGAACCACTGGCTGCGTGCGACGCGTTTCTGCGTCAGCAGTTTCCGGACTATCACCCCGCCGACGCCGGCGAAGATGCGGCAAAAACGCTGGAAATGCTGGACACCGTCGCCTGGGAACGCGGCAACAAAAAGCACGGCGAACAACTGTTTGCGAAGCTGTCCTGCTCGCGGTGCCACGGAGGACGCCAGGCTCTGGGACCGGACCTGCAGGGTGTCGCCCGGCGGTTTTCCCGGAACGATCTCTTCGCCGCCGTTGTGGAACCGAATCGAGACGTGTCGTCCCGATATCAGACCACATCCATCGAAACGACTTCCGGAAAAATCTACGCCGGCCTGATCGTCTATGAATCCGTGGACGGGCTGTTGCTGCGCGATGCGGCTCACAACACCTACCGCATCGAAGCCCATGAAATCGAAGGCCGGCAGCAACAGCGAACATCACTGATGCCCGCCGGGCTGCTGAAGGACGTCAGTGCTCAGGACCTGGCCGATCTGTATGCCTATCTTCGGGAGTTGTAG
- a CDS encoding tandem-95 repeat protein has protein sequence MPNVAPSFTAGANQAVAEDSGPQTVEAWATNISPGPLSEAAQAVDFIVSNDNAGLFSAQPAISPTGTLTYTPAANAFGSAIVTVQIHDNGGTAMGGVDTSASQTFVIEVTAVNDLPTAEDDGYSIDEDGVLTINADTGVLNNDSDIDSTTLTAHRGTGPANGTLVLNEDGSFTYTPNADFNGTDTFTYFVFDGTDFSDPATVEIRVNAVNDAPVGLPTIGVTDSGLVTFPVGTTITNIFRTGSMSSVVERNGYSFTITGLNTYGLMSINTSDFDGVHPDGGGLLMRQADYARYPVIVRRLDGQPFGIRTAAIREDSTASGLQLPIFGKHHETGASFSNDFIFDRDPTTYDVFDFAAADERFLSVDYLVIYPVESTVIEPIITTHTIDYLDVFSLSAPTVVQSGDLLTANTGDISDVDGLGTVQLSVAARRLADRRSHRRQLSADGC, from the coding sequence GTGCCGAATGTCGCCCCCAGTTTCACAGCCGGAGCAAACCAGGCCGTCGCGGAAGATTCCGGACCGCAGACTGTCGAAGCGTGGGCCACTAACATCAGCCCCGGTCCGCTCAGTGAAGCCGCTCAGGCTGTGGACTTCATCGTCAGCAATGACAACGCAGGCCTGTTTTCCGCCCAGCCGGCGATCTCACCGACCGGCACGCTGACGTACACGCCGGCTGCCAACGCCTTTGGTTCCGCAATCGTCACAGTGCAGATTCACGACAACGGCGGCACCGCCATGGGTGGCGTCGACACGAGTGCTTCGCAGACGTTTGTCATCGAAGTGACTGCCGTCAACGATCTCCCGACGGCCGAAGATGATGGCTACTCAATCGACGAAGACGGTGTGCTGACCATCAATGCCGACACGGGCGTTCTCAACAACGACTCCGACATCGACAGCACGACTTTGACAGCGCATCGAGGCACCGGACCCGCCAACGGAACACTCGTGCTGAATGAAGACGGTTCGTTCACCTACACCCCGAATGCTGACTTCAACGGAACAGACACCTTTACCTACTTCGTATTCGACGGTACGGACTTTTCCGATCCGGCAACCGTTGAAATCCGTGTGAATGCAGTGAACGACGCGCCGGTTGGGCTGCCGACGATCGGTGTGACCGATTCGGGACTGGTCACGTTTCCCGTTGGCACGACGATAACCAACATCTTCCGGACCGGTTCGATGTCGTCGGTTGTCGAACGTAACGGTTACTCCTTCACCATCACCGGCCTGAACACGTATGGCCTGATGTCGATCAATACGTCCGACTTCGACGGTGTTCATCCGGATGGCGGCGGACTGCTGATGCGGCAGGCCGATTACGCTCGCTATCCGGTGATTGTGCGACGCCTCGACGGGCAGCCGTTTGGAATTCGCACCGCAGCAATTCGCGAAGACAGCACTGCATCGGGGCTGCAGCTTCCGATCTTTGGCAAGCATCACGAAACGGGAGCTTCCTTCAGCAACGATTTCATCTTCGACCGTGATCCGACCACCTACGACGTGTTCGACTTCGCTGCAGCGGACGAACGATTCCTGTCCGTCGACTATCTGGTCATCTATCCCGTGGAAAGTACGGTTATCGAACCGATTATCACCACGCACACAATTGATTACCTTGACGTCTTTTCGCTGTCTGCTCCAACCGTGGTTCAGTCCGGCGATCTGCTGACCGCGAACACCGGCGACATCAGCGACGTCGATGGTCTCGGGACCGTTCAGCTATCAGTGGCTGCGAGACGGCTCGCCGATCGCCGGAGCCACCGCAGACAACTATCTGCTGACGGATGCTGA